In the Sebastes fasciatus isolate fSebFas1 chromosome 20, fSebFas1.pri, whole genome shotgun sequence genome, one interval contains:
- the LOC141758493 gene encoding uncharacterized protein LOC141758493 isoform X2: MRTEINTALQGCLCSSDLTNTSSKMKKCSAAVNGTASPASANGSYLYAKCGQLSKKMSEANHVSLGAQNRDCKNRRGPGRVTTHSQEPSVSTSNVTPRSHQRRWSADFCKCGTSPIITVKKNKKEPPPPQREVSLLRPHAAAHSPSKRYSCPPIGVFNSPTHSSSSSSSSTSSCSSPPPVPTSVITGPDPLGWKLRPKSSSASRRARANRLSLQIPIPVILPGPKSSPAANSQSATANPDPSPKTKPPLISKPPCRRHSDSSAYLRTLTAPLPVVTLEELCAVHLHPLTLLDESDDVFSGGDEEEVNVTARPRKIPPPVPEKTTAARQIAQLLAHSHQHCGPGTADGEIIYSRVIKPKPKHSQQSEDHNRLNARITGLRVDTSCDRERSTPRIPG; this comes from the exons ATGAGAACTGAGATCAACACAGCTCTGCAG GGTTGCTTATGCTCATCAGACCTGACAAACACTTCAAGCAAGATGAAGAAATGTTCCGCTGCTGTTAACGGCACTGCTAGCCCAGCCAGTGCCAACGGTAGCTACCTGTATGCCAAGTGTGGCCAGCTgagtaaaaaaatgtctgaagcaAATCACGTGAGCCTCGGAGCGCAGAACAGAGACTGCAAGAACAGACGAGGACCGGGACGTGTCACAACACACAGCCAGGAGCCATCGGTCTCCACCTCGAATGTGACACCACGTTCTCATCAGCGGCGGTGGTCGGCCGACTTCTGCAAGTGTGGGACCTCCCCCATCATAACTgtgaagaagaacaagaaagaACCACCGCCTCCTCAGCGTGAAGTATCCCTCCTCCGACCCCACGCGGCAGCCCATTCTCCATCCAAACGCTACTCCTGCCCCCCCATTGGGGTCTTTAACTCGCCAACtcactcctcttcttcctcatcatcctccacttcttcctgctcctctcctcctcctgtcccgACATCTGTCATCACCGGCCCCGATCCTCTTGGCTGGAAGTTGCGTCCCAAGTCCAGCTCCGCCTCCCGCCGGGCTCGAGCGAACAGGCTGTCTCTGCAGATTCCCATCCCCGTCATCTTGCCTGGACCAAAATCTAGTCCTGCTGCTAACTCTCAATCGGCCACCGCTAATCCAGATCCCTCTCCTAAAACCAAACCTCCTCTCATATCCAAACCACCCTGCCGCCGCCACTCCGACTCCTCGGCCTACCTCAGAACCCTGACGGCCCCTCTACCTGTGGTGACGCTCGAGGAGCTCTGCGCCGTGCATCTCCATCCACTCACCCTGTTGGATGAGTCTGATGATGTCTTCAGTGggggggatgaagaggaggtgaaTGTGACCGCTCGGCCTCGCAAAATACCACCGCCCGTTCCGGAAAAAACAACCGCGGCAAGACAGATAGCACAGCTGCTGGCTCATTCACACCAACACTGTGGGCCTGGTACAGCTGATGGGGAAATCATTTACAGCAGGGTTATAAAGCCAAAACCCAAACATTCCCAGCAGAGTGAGGACCACAACAGGCTGAATGCTAGAATAACTG GGCTGCGTGTGGATACCAGCTGCGACAGGGAGAGGTCCACTCCACGCATCCCTGGCTGA
- the LOC141758493 gene encoding uncharacterized protein LOC141758493 isoform X1, with product MRTEINTALQGCLCSSDLTNTSSKMKKCSAAVNGTASPASANGSYLYAKCGQLSKKMSEANHVSLGAQNRDCKNRRGPGRVTTHSQEPSVSTSNVTPRSHQRRWSADFCKCGTSPIITVKKNKKEPPPPQREVSLLRPHAAAHSPSKRYSCPPIGVFNSPTHSSSSSSSSTSSCSSPPPVPTSVITGPDPLGWKLRPKSSSASRRARANRLSLQIPIPVILPGPKSSPAANSQSATANPDPSPKTKPPLISKPPCRRHSDSSAYLRTLTAPLPVVTLEELCAVHLHPLTLLDESDDVFSGGDEEEVNVTARPRKIPPPVPEKTTAARQIAQLLAHSHQHCGPGTADGEIIYSRVIKPKPKHSQQSEDHNRLNARITAGLRVDTSCDRERSTPRIPG from the exons ATGAGAACTGAGATCAACACAGCTCTGCAG GGTTGCTTATGCTCATCAGACCTGACAAACACTTCAAGCAAGATGAAGAAATGTTCCGCTGCTGTTAACGGCACTGCTAGCCCAGCCAGTGCCAACGGTAGCTACCTGTATGCCAAGTGTGGCCAGCTgagtaaaaaaatgtctgaagcaAATCACGTGAGCCTCGGAGCGCAGAACAGAGACTGCAAGAACAGACGAGGACCGGGACGTGTCACAACACACAGCCAGGAGCCATCGGTCTCCACCTCGAATGTGACACCACGTTCTCATCAGCGGCGGTGGTCGGCCGACTTCTGCAAGTGTGGGACCTCCCCCATCATAACTgtgaagaagaacaagaaagaACCACCGCCTCCTCAGCGTGAAGTATCCCTCCTCCGACCCCACGCGGCAGCCCATTCTCCATCCAAACGCTACTCCTGCCCCCCCATTGGGGTCTTTAACTCGCCAACtcactcctcttcttcctcatcatcctccacttcttcctgctcctctcctcctcctgtcccgACATCTGTCATCACCGGCCCCGATCCTCTTGGCTGGAAGTTGCGTCCCAAGTCCAGCTCCGCCTCCCGCCGGGCTCGAGCGAACAGGCTGTCTCTGCAGATTCCCATCCCCGTCATCTTGCCTGGACCAAAATCTAGTCCTGCTGCTAACTCTCAATCGGCCACCGCTAATCCAGATCCCTCTCCTAAAACCAAACCTCCTCTCATATCCAAACCACCCTGCCGCCGCCACTCCGACTCCTCGGCCTACCTCAGAACCCTGACGGCCCCTCTACCTGTGGTGACGCTCGAGGAGCTCTGCGCCGTGCATCTCCATCCACTCACCCTGTTGGATGAGTCTGATGATGTCTTCAGTGggggggatgaagaggaggtgaaTGTGACCGCTCGGCCTCGCAAAATACCACCGCCCGTTCCGGAAAAAACAACCGCGGCAAGACAGATAGCACAGCTGCTGGCTCATTCACACCAACACTGTGGGCCTGGTACAGCTGATGGGGAAATCATTTACAGCAGGGTTATAAAGCCAAAACCCAAACATTCCCAGCAGAGTGAGGACCACAACAGGCTGAATGCTAGAATAACTG CAGGGCTGCGTGTGGATACCAGCTGCGACAGGGAGAGGTCCACTCCACGCATCCCTGGCTGA